A genome region from Natronobeatus ordinarius includes the following:
- a CDS encoding DUF555 domain-containing protein: MSNYLVAMEAAWLVRDVEQIDDAIGVAVSEAGKRLNSQGLKYVEVEVGATGCPACGEPFDSAFIAADTALVGLALEMKVYNADGEEHASRIAKSEVGGALRDVPLSVVEVFELPDED, from the coding sequence ATGAGCAACTATCTCGTCGCGATGGAAGCCGCGTGGCTGGTTCGTGACGTCGAGCAGATCGACGACGCGATTGGCGTCGCCGTCAGCGAAGCCGGAAAGCGACTCAACAGTCAGGGACTGAAGTACGTCGAGGTCGAAGTCGGCGCGACGGGCTGTCCTGCCTGCGGGGAGCCGTTCGACTCGGCGTTCATCGCCGCCGACACCGCGCTCGTCGGACTCGCCCTCGAGATGAAGGTGTACAACGCCGACGGCGAGGAACACGCCTCCCGGATCGCCAAGAGCGAAGTCGGCGGCGCGCTGCGTGACGTGCCGCTCTCGGTCGTCGAGGTGTTCGAACTCCCCGACGAGG
- the psmB gene encoding archaeal proteasome endopeptidase complex subunit beta, producing the protein MRTPMHDSEFSRTVDQLSNEPNPYEPEIGSLPKNELSQAELDTVNKTGTTTIGITTADGVVIATDMRASLGGRFVSNKNVQKVEQIHPTAALTMVGSVGGAQSFISSLRAEVNLYEARRGEDMSMEALSTLAGNFARGGPFFAIHPILGGVDDEGSHVYSIDPAGGVMGDDYTVTGSGMQLAYGHLEQAYEDDLSNEEAMTIAARGIKSAAERDTGSGNGVFLCEITGEGVDIHGHNEFEEVI; encoded by the coding sequence ATGCGAACGCCCATGCACGACTCCGAGTTCTCGCGGACGGTCGACCAGCTGTCGAACGAGCCAAACCCCTACGAGCCCGAGATCGGCTCACTCCCCAAGAACGAGCTCTCACAGGCCGAACTCGACACCGTGAACAAGACCGGAACGACGACCATCGGCATCACCACGGCCGACGGCGTCGTCATCGCGACGGACATGCGCGCCAGCCTCGGCGGCCGGTTCGTCTCGAACAAGAACGTCCAGAAGGTCGAACAGATCCACCCCACCGCGGCGCTCACGATGGTCGGCAGCGTCGGCGGCGCCCAGTCGTTCATCTCGAGCCTGCGCGCCGAGGTCAACCTCTACGAGGCTCGCCGCGGCGAGGACATGAGTATGGAGGCGCTCTCGACGCTCGCGGGCAACTTCGCCCGCGGCGGCCCCTTCTTCGCCATCCATCCCATCCTCGGCGGTGTCGACGACGAGGGCAGCCACGTCTACAGCATCGACCCCGCCGGCGGCGTGATGGGAGACGACTACACCGTCACCGGCTCCGGGATGCAACTCGCCTACGGCCACTTAGAGCAGGCCTACGAAGACGACCTGTCCAACGAGGAGGCGATGACCATCGCCGCCCGCGGCATCAAGTCCGCCGCCGAGCGCGACACGGGTTCGGGCAACGGCGTCTTCCTCTGTGAGATCACCGGAGAGGGCGTCGACATCCACGGCCACAACGAGTTCGAGGAAGTCATCTAA
- a CDS encoding biotin--[acetyl-CoA-carboxylase] ligase, producing MNETRRSILEAIADGPVPGPELAESNGVSRAAVWKHVEELREAGFEVESGPRGYELVGVAEYNGPAIEYGLEAPFSIEYHESIGSTNDRARELATDGETDVVVLAGEQTGGRGRLEREWSSPAGGVWASVVYRPDVPPARAPLFTFAAAVATANAAREAGVDARIKWPNDVVVPVDDEGGYEKLAGILTEMEAETDRVEWLVVGIGVNADIDAETLPAGATSIREQAGAFDRRVFVQRLLEQFHAQRDLEGVIDDWRDLALTLGQRVRLELPEDVLEGDAVDVTATGALVVETADGLEEISAGDCEHLRPTESGR from the coding sequence ATGAACGAGACGCGTCGATCGATCCTCGAGGCCATCGCCGACGGCCCCGTCCCCGGTCCCGAACTCGCCGAGTCCAACGGGGTCTCGCGGGCGGCCGTCTGGAAGCACGTCGAGGAACTCCGCGAAGCCGGCTTCGAGGTCGAGAGCGGGCCCAGGGGCTACGAACTCGTCGGCGTGGCCGAATACAACGGCCCGGCGATCGAGTACGGCCTCGAGGCTCCGTTCTCGATCGAGTACCACGAATCGATCGGGAGCACGAACGATCGCGCGCGCGAACTCGCGACCGACGGCGAGACGGACGTGGTCGTCCTCGCCGGCGAGCAGACCGGCGGCCGGGGTCGCCTCGAGCGTGAGTGGTCGTCCCCCGCGGGCGGCGTCTGGGCGAGCGTCGTCTACCGACCGGACGTCCCGCCGGCTCGCGCACCGCTGTTTACGTTCGCTGCGGCCGTCGCGACGGCGAACGCAGCACGCGAAGCCGGCGTCGACGCACGGATCAAGTGGCCAAACGACGTCGTCGTGCCCGTCGACGACGAAGGCGGCTACGAGAAGCTCGCGGGCATCCTGACCGAGATGGAAGCCGAGACCGATCGCGTGGAGTGGCTCGTCGTCGGCATCGGCGTCAACGCCGACATCGACGCCGAGACGCTCCCGGCGGGAGCGACGAGCATCCGCGAGCAGGCCGGTGCGTTCGACCGTCGGGTGTTCGTCCAGCGACTGCTCGAGCAGTTCCACGCCCAGCGCGACCTCGAGGGCGTGATCGACGACTGGCGCGACCTCGCGCTCACGCTCGGCCAGCGCGTCCGCCTCGAGTTACCCGAGGACGTCCTCGAAGGCGACGCCGTCGACGTCACGGCGACCGGCGCGCTCGTCGTCGAGACGGCCGACGGCCTCGAGGAAATTTCCGCCGGCGACTGCGAGCACCTCAGGCCAACCGAGAGTGGTCGGTGA
- a CDS encoding tyrosine--tRNA ligase → MDAYELLTRNAEEVVTEEEVRELAADPEGKRVYVGYEPSGVLHIGHLLTANKLIDCQEAGMDVVILLADVHAYLNGKGTFEEIRETAERMRAQFLAYGLDEERTEFVYGSTYQLEEEYALDLHELELSTTLNRAQRAMAELQGGETAKVSHVVYPLMQALDIEYLDLDLAVGGMDQRKVHMLHREELPGLGYEARPCLHTPIVADLTTGEGKMSSSAGVTISMEDSTEEIEEKVNSAFCPPTRDPEGDLENPVLELFEYHVFPRFSEVLVERPEKYGGDLTYEEYEALATDLESGELHPADAKSTLAAYLDELIAPGRDILRELREESSTHD, encoded by the coding sequence ATGGACGCCTACGAGTTGCTCACGCGGAACGCAGAAGAGGTGGTCACGGAGGAGGAGGTGCGCGAACTCGCCGCCGATCCCGAAGGAAAGCGAGTCTACGTCGGCTACGAACCCTCCGGCGTCCTCCACATCGGCCACCTGCTCACCGCGAACAAGCTCATCGACTGCCAGGAGGCAGGCATGGACGTGGTCATCTTACTCGCCGACGTCCACGCCTACCTCAACGGGAAAGGTACTTTCGAGGAGATTCGCGAGACGGCCGAACGGATGCGCGCACAGTTTCTCGCCTACGGCCTCGACGAGGAGCGCACGGAGTTCGTCTACGGCTCTACGTACCAGCTCGAGGAGGAGTACGCCCTCGACTTACACGAGCTCGAGCTCTCGACGACGCTCAACCGCGCCCAGCGGGCGATGGCCGAACTCCAGGGCGGCGAGACGGCGAAGGTCAGCCACGTCGTCTACCCGCTGATGCAGGCGCTCGACATCGAGTACCTCGACCTCGACCTGGCCGTCGGCGGGATGGACCAGCGAAAGGTCCACATGCTCCACCGCGAGGAGCTTCCCGGCCTGGGCTACGAGGCCCGCCCCTGCCTGCACACGCCGATCGTCGCCGACCTCACGACCGGGGAGGGGAAGATGTCCTCGAGCGCGGGCGTCACCATCTCGATGGAAGACTCCACCGAGGAGATCGAAGAGAAGGTCAACTCGGCCTTCTGTCCGCCGACGCGCGACCCAGAAGGCGACCTCGAGAACCCCGTCCTCGAGCTGTTCGAGTACCACGTCTTCCCGCGCTTTTCGGAGGTGCTCGTCGAGCGACCCGAGAAGTACGGCGGCGACCTCACCTACGAGGAGTACGAGGCCCTCGCAACGGACCTCGAGTCGGGCGAACTTCACCCCGCCGACGCGAAGAGTACGCTCGCGGCGTACCTCGACGAGCTGATCGCACCCGGCCGCGACATCCTTCGCGAACTCCGCGAGGAGTCATCGACCCACGACTGA
- a CDS encoding PKD domain-containing protein, with product MTRNDEPNRQRRRTMLATASAGIGALIAGCAFLESDETSDENSTDNRSDSAKATISVSDQIAHDRLRLDAVETAVDAHLEIVDEEGNSLAATIWLDAGGELADYGIEYTEPLEQPQTVTVRLVDGDDGGVIESASASVLLDLVNLTRGEVQFVEAEPDLGFNYPYFAYVPDELESSGPVYVEPNNTGIPSDDFDVHRSRAEDRIDSDSWRREVPERLGVPYLVPIFPRPRRDPVSWRHYVHALDAETMQIDDGPLERVDLQLLAMVDHYRASLEASIGYDATPEFHLNGFSASGNFVNRFAALHPERVRAVTAGGVNGTLILPLERDGGHDLPYPIGVADVGDLTGDEFDEATWSSVPQFIYMGSADENDTIPYDDAWNDTLRSIALDVYGEDMQDDRMPYCESVYDDAGANAQIHVYQDVGHTVPNAVKRDIYEFHRQHLDPDAAFEPIEVRDAPDLDVSFASNPRDGDTSITIQITVPEDYLLDGKFSDGSVAPMLDTGTEIDWRDRISLSGDRHMRPDDMPVDEVRTFETERPLESGEQVTVGLMDGSIVASETVTVE from the coding sequence ATGACACGGAACGATGAGCCGAACCGACAGCGTAGACGGACGATGCTCGCCACGGCCTCCGCCGGGATCGGCGCACTGATTGCGGGGTGTGCGTTCCTAGAGAGCGACGAGACCAGCGATGAGAACAGCACCGATAACCGGTCGGATTCGGCGAAGGCGACGATCTCGGTCTCCGATCAGATAGCCCACGACCGGTTGCGACTCGACGCCGTCGAGACGGCGGTTGACGCGCACCTGGAAATCGTCGACGAGGAGGGAAATTCCCTGGCGGCGACTATCTGGCTCGACGCCGGCGGGGAGTTAGCCGACTACGGCATCGAGTACACCGAACCGCTCGAACAGCCACAGACGGTGACGGTTCGGCTCGTCGACGGCGATGATGGCGGCGTGATCGAGTCCGCTTCCGCTTCGGTGTTGCTCGACCTCGTGAACCTGACGCGCGGCGAGGTCCAGTTCGTCGAGGCGGAGCCGGATCTCGGCTTCAATTACCCCTATTTCGCGTACGTACCGGACGAGCTCGAGTCAAGCGGGCCAGTGTACGTCGAACCGAACAACACCGGCATACCTTCTGACGATTTCGACGTCCACCGATCTCGAGCCGAGGACCGAATCGATTCGGACTCCTGGCGCCGAGAGGTTCCAGAACGACTCGGCGTCCCGTATCTGGTCCCCATCTTTCCCCGTCCTCGGCGCGATCCGGTGAGCTGGCGACACTACGTTCACGCACTCGACGCGGAAACGATGCAAATCGACGACGGACCGCTCGAACGGGTGGACCTTCAGTTGCTCGCGATGGTCGATCACTACCGGGCGTCATTGGAAGCGTCGATCGGGTACGACGCCACGCCGGAGTTCCACCTGAACGGATTCTCTGCCTCGGGCAACTTCGTCAACCGATTCGCGGCGCTCCACCCTGAGCGGGTCCGGGCCGTCACAGCTGGCGGGGTCAACGGCACACTGATCCTCCCGCTCGAACGCGACGGCGGCCACGACCTCCCGTATCCGATCGGGGTTGCAGACGTGGGAGACCTGACCGGCGACGAGTTCGACGAGGCGACCTGGTCGTCGGTTCCGCAGTTCATCTACATGGGCAGCGCAGACGAGAACGACACAATTCCGTACGACGACGCGTGGAACGACACCCTGCGATCGATCGCGCTCGACGTCTACGGCGAGGACATGCAAGACGATCGGATGCCGTACTGCGAATCCGTCTACGACGACGCCGGGGCGAACGCCCAGATACACGTCTATCAGGACGTCGGTCACACGGTCCCTAACGCAGTGAAACGGGACATCTACGAGTTCCACCGCCAGCACCTCGACCCCGACGCGGCCTTCGAGCCGATCGAGGTCCGTGACGCGCCCGACCTCGACGTCTCCTTCGCGTCGAACCCACGCGACGGTGATACGTCCATCACGATCCAGATTACCGTCCCGGAGGACTACCTGCTGGACGGAAAGTTCTCGGACGGCTCGGTCGCGCCGATGCTGGATACGGGCACGGAGATCGACTGGCGCGACCGTATCTCGCTATCGGGGGATAGACACATGAGGCCGGACGATATGCCCGTCGACGAGGTTCGGACGTTCGAAACCGAGCGACCGCTCGAGAGCGGCGAACAGGTCACTGTCGGCTTGATGGACGGCTCAATCGTCGCGTCAGAAACAGTCACCGTCGAGTGA
- a CDS encoding DUF7110 family protein, which yields MSTEDSSSRHVYRLHSTLELPLEELRDHIEEATYPDGVADVEITRRNNTLILKAVAEDESISKYTPTAQLKASVTENRVYEEDPDERRSSFRWDEEEEEPESELVEFAAFKGDRETVLQNSLLQYEMFLVLCEIAEEAEKGTLTAISERDGQLEATRIVDGEPRPADVEVVEGPRERTGSKGGVNWRDNKFISD from the coding sequence ATGTCAACAGAGGATTCCAGTTCCAGACACGTATATCGACTCCACTCGACGCTCGAACTTCCACTCGAGGAGCTTCGCGATCACATCGAGGAAGCGACCTATCCCGACGGCGTCGCCGACGTCGAGATCACCCGCCGGAACAACACGCTCATCCTCAAGGCCGTCGCCGAGGACGAGAGCATCAGCAAGTACACGCCGACGGCACAGCTGAAAGCCAGCGTCACCGAAAACCGGGTCTACGAGGAAGACCCCGACGAACGTCGTAGCTCGTTCCGCTGGGACGAGGAGGAAGAAGAGCCCGAGTCCGAACTCGTCGAGTTCGCCGCGTTCAAAGGCGACCGCGAGACCGTCCTCCAGAACTCCTTGCTCCAGTACGAGATGTTCCTCGTCCTGTGTGAGATCGCCGAAGAGGCCGAGAAGGGGACGCTGACGGCAATCTCCGAACGAGACGGCCAACTCGAGGCCACCAGAATCGTCGACGGCGAACCCCGGCCAGCCGACGTCGAAGTCGTCGAAGGCCCACGAGAGCGAACGGGCTCGAAAGGCGGGGTCAACTGGCGCGACAACAAGTTCATTAGCGACTGA
- a CDS encoding glutaredoxin family protein: MDFPPNTGYDQEEVNEFVDETLEEHDVVLFMKGTALMPQCGYSRRALGLIGQYRDDVETVDVLESLDEYRVALERHSGWETIPQTFVDGEFVGGSDILAELEERGELEATLSVE, encoded by the coding sequence ATGGACTTCCCGCCGAACACCGGTTACGACCAGGAAGAGGTCAACGAGTTCGTCGACGAGACCCTCGAGGAGCACGACGTCGTCCTGTTCATGAAAGGAACCGCGCTCATGCCCCAGTGTGGCTACTCCCGGCGCGCGCTCGGGCTCATCGGGCAGTACCGCGACGACGTCGAAACCGTCGACGTCCTCGAGTCGCTCGACGAGTACCGGGTCGCACTCGAGCGCCACAGCGGCTGGGAGACGATCCCCCAGACGTTCGTCGACGGCGAGTTCGTCGGCGGCTCTGACATTCTCGCCGAACTCGAGGAGCGAGGCGAACTCGAGGCGACGCTGTCGGTCGAGTGA
- a CDS encoding phosphoenolpyruvate carboxykinase (ATP), which translates to MSETGTEPRPLGTRLPDPKRASNVVYNPTLEELREFAAHDETTTEYGSPSYVSEFRSRSSDRTKNAIDDEFTGEDYDLLGDAIELTGEREMVCIDRLMGRHPDATFCCRLFVPKEFSRIALAWANLFEPTDGREPDFYTVQIPDYDEVAIRVEPDEGFTAALGSDYTGEAKKSFLRLFMYRTKALGGLGLHAGSKRVRVRDADGDLRDVGQVFLGLSATGKSTLTSHGLWLDEPEEAVMLQDDVCALLPDGSVAGSEGRGLYIKTIGLDEDEQPGLYHAATHESAVLENVAVDDDGTVDFDEPRYGKNSRAIVQRSELASADEEIDLDRVDQVYFITRNPLMPPVAKLDEEEAAVAFMLGESIETSAGDPSRAGESIRVVGTNPFIVGSEGEEGNHFRDLIADLDVDCFVINTGYLGDESKDVGVTESVTILTELARDTVEWTDDERTGLTIPETVPGLDIEEYYVPDHVDDYEDAAASLREERLEYLEAFGDLDPDIKDATY; encoded by the coding sequence ATGTCCGAAACCGGGACGGAGCCCCGTCCGCTGGGAACACGGCTTCCTGATCCGAAACGTGCGAGCAATGTCGTCTACAATCCGACACTCGAGGAGCTTCGCGAGTTCGCGGCTCACGACGAGACGACGACCGAGTACGGATCCCCGTCGTACGTCAGCGAGTTCCGCTCGCGCAGCTCCGATCGGACGAAGAACGCGATCGACGACGAGTTCACCGGCGAAGACTACGACCTGCTCGGCGACGCCATCGAACTCACCGGCGAGCGTGAGATGGTCTGCATCGATCGGCTCATGGGCCGCCATCCCGACGCGACCTTCTGCTGCCGGCTGTTCGTCCCGAAGGAGTTCTCACGGATCGCGCTCGCCTGGGCGAACCTGTTCGAGCCGACTGACGGTCGCGAACCCGACTTCTACACCGTCCAGATTCCCGACTACGACGAGGTAGCGATCCGCGTCGAGCCCGACGAGGGCTTCACGGCAGCGCTGGGAAGCGACTACACCGGCGAGGCGAAGAAGTCCTTCCTCCGGCTGTTCATGTATCGGACGAAAGCACTCGGCGGACTGGGGCTCCACGCCGGCAGCAAGCGCGTTCGCGTCCGTGACGCCGACGGCGACCTGCGCGACGTCGGACAGGTCTTCCTCGGCCTCTCGGCGACCGGCAAGTCGACGCTCACCTCCCACGGGCTCTGGCTGGACGAGCCCGAGGAAGCGGTCATGCTCCAGGACGACGTCTGTGCGCTGTTGCCCGACGGCTCCGTCGCCGGCAGCGAGGGCCGCGGACTGTACATCAAGACCATCGGCCTCGACGAGGACGAACAGCCCGGTCTCTACCACGCCGCAACCCACGAATCCGCGGTGCTCGAGAACGTCGCCGTGGACGACGACGGCACGGTCGACTTCGACGAACCCCGCTACGGGAAGAACTCCCGGGCGATCGTCCAGCGCTCGGAGCTGGCGAGCGCCGACGAGGAGATCGACTTAGACCGCGTCGATCAGGTCTACTTCATCACTCGCAATCCACTGATGCCGCCGGTCGCGAAACTCGACGAGGAGGAAGCCGCCGTCGCGTTCATGCTCGGTGAATCGATCGAGACCAGCGCGGGCGACCCCTCCCGCGCCGGCGAGTCGATCCGCGTCGTCGGCACGAACCCCTTCATCGTCGGCTCCGAGGGCGAGGAAGGGAACCATTTCCGCGACCTCATCGCCGACCTCGACGTCGACTGTTTCGTCATCAACACCGGCTACCTCGGCGACGAATCGAAAGACGTCGGCGTCACCGAGTCGGTGACGATTCTCACCGAGCTCGCCCGTGACACCGTCGAGTGGACCGACGACGAACGGACCGGACTGACAATTCCCGAAACCGTCCCGGGACTGGACATCGAGGAGTATTACGTTCCCGACCACGTCGACGACTACGAGGACGCCGCCGCGTCGCTGCGCGAAGAGCGACTCGAGTACCTCGAGGCGTTCGGGGACCTCGACCCCGATATCAAAGACGCGACCTACTGA
- a CDS encoding MOSC domain-containing protein: MTTLERILVYPIKSLDAASIPSVAVVDNGGLEWDRRYAIVDERGSFVNGKREPQIYRLRSAFDLERETVTLWEHGGEHSDGGAGDDRRTFHLEDDRALLDDWLSAYFGRSVELVRDDEGGFPDDTDASGPTVLSTATLEAVASWFEGEIDVEGARRRFRANLEIGGVPAFWEDRLYDRPGRVVPFGIGDVEFHGATPCQRCVVPTRDPDTGEPTAGFQERFLERREATLPSWANRAQFDHYFRLTVNTKVPEPSWGERLAVGDDLEVGEPITDPTDGVD, translated from the coding sequence ATGACGACCCTCGAGCGCATCCTCGTCTACCCGATCAAGTCCCTCGACGCGGCATCGATCCCGTCGGTCGCGGTCGTCGACAACGGCGGCCTCGAGTGGGATCGACGGTACGCGATCGTCGACGAGCGAGGAAGTTTCGTGAACGGCAAACGCGAGCCCCAGATCTACCGGCTCCGATCGGCGTTCGACCTCGAGCGCGAGACCGTCACCCTCTGGGAGCACGGGGGCGAGCACAGCGACGGCGGTGCCGGGGATGATCGACGAACGTTCCACCTCGAGGACGACCGAGCGCTCCTCGACGACTGGCTCTCGGCGTACTTCGGCCGCTCGGTCGAGCTCGTCCGAGACGACGAAGGCGGCTTTCCGGACGACACCGACGCGTCGGGCCCGACGGTGCTCTCGACGGCGACGCTCGAGGCTGTCGCCTCGTGGTTCGAGGGCGAAATCGATGTCGAGGGCGCCCGCCGACGGTTCCGGGCGAACCTCGAGATCGGTGGCGTCCCCGCCTTCTGGGAGGACCGGCTCTACGATCGGCCGGGCCGGGTGGTGCCGTTCGGGATCGGCGACGTCGAGTTCCACGGCGCCACCCCCTGTCAGCGCTGTGTCGTCCCGACCCGCGACCCGGACACCGGCGAGCCCACCGCGGGCTTTCAGGAGCGCTTTCTCGAGCGCCGGGAGGCGACGCTGCCGTCCTGGGCGAATCGGGCACAGTTCGATCACTACTTTCGGCTGACGGTCAACACGAAGGTGCCGGAACCGTCGTGGGGCGAGCGCCTCGCTGTGGGTGACGACCTCGAGGTCGGCGAGCCGATCACCGACCCGACCGACGGGGTCGACTGA
- a CDS encoding cupin domain-containing protein, giving the protein MGYHLVDPADVEPFDTSGRDFRSIGRAIGMETLGISHVVAAPGEQIPLRYHYHERQEEAFYVVSGVLHVETPDEEYVVDEGSLFVVEPESPHRAYNPERADAPVEVLALGAPATDDVRPYEP; this is encoded by the coding sequence ATGGGATATCACCTCGTCGATCCGGCCGACGTCGAGCCGTTCGACACGTCCGGCCGCGACTTTCGATCGATCGGACGTGCCATCGGGATGGAGACGCTCGGAATTAGCCACGTGGTCGCGGCACCGGGCGAACAGATCCCGCTACGCTATCACTATCACGAACGGCAGGAAGAGGCGTTCTACGTCGTCAGCGGCGTCTTGCACGTCGAAACTCCAGACGAGGAATACGTCGTCGACGAGGGATCGCTGTTCGTCGTCGAACCCGAAAGTCCACACCGGGCGTACAACCCAGAACGGGCGGATGCTCCCGTCGAGGTCCTCGCACTCGGCGCACCCGCGACCGACGACGTTCGACCGTACGAGCCCTGA